A single Melopsittacus undulatus isolate bMelUnd1 chromosome 11, bMelUnd1.mat.Z, whole genome shotgun sequence DNA region contains:
- the RAB14 gene encoding ras-related protein Rab-14, with translation MATAPYNYSYIFKYIIIGDMGVGKSCLLHQFTEKKFMADCPHTIGVEFGTRIIEVSGQKIKLQIWDTAGQERFRAVTRSYYRGAAGALMVYDITRRSTYNHLSSWLTDARNLTNPNTVIILIGNKADLEAQRDVTYEEAKQFAEENGLLFLEASAKTGENVEDAFLEAAKKIYQNIQDGSLDLNAAESGVQHKPSAPQGGRLTSEPQPQREGCGC, from the exons ATGGCAACTGCACCTTACAACTATTCCTACATCTTTAAGTACATCATTATTG GGGACATGGGTGTAGGAAAGTCCTGTTTGCTTCATCaatttacagaaaagaagt TTATGGCAGATTGTCCCCACACAATTGGTGTTGAATTTGGCACAAGAATAATTGAAGTTAGTGGCCAAAAAATTAAACTACAGATCTGGGATACAGCAGGACAAGAGAGGTTCCGGGCTGTCACACGGAGCTACTACAGAGGAGCCGCGGGAGCTCTCATGGTCTACGACATCACCAG AAGAAGTACGTATAATCACTTAAGCAGCTGGCTGACAGATGCAAGGAACCTCACCAATCCAAATACT GTGATAATCCTCATAGGAAACAAAGCAGATCTGGAAGCACAGAGGGATGTCACATATGAAGAAGCCAAACaatttgctgaagaaaatg GTTTATTGTTCCTTGAAGCAAGTGCAAAAAC CGGAGAGAACGTCGAGGATGCCTTCCTGGAGGCTGCCAAGAAAATCTACCAGAACATCCAGGACGGAAGCCTGGATCTGAACGCTGCAGAATCGGGTGTACAGCACAAGCCATCGGCTCCGCAGGGCGGGCGGCTAACCAGTGAACCCCAGCCCCAGAGAGAAGGCTGCGGCTGCTAG